One genomic region from Proteus vulgaris encodes:
- the hisA gene encoding 1-(5-phosphoribosyl)-5-[(5-phosphoribosylamino)methylideneamino]imidazole-4-carboxamide isomerase has translation MIIPALDLIDGKVVRLHQGDYAKQRDYDDNPLTRYQQYEKDGAKLLHLVDLTGAKDPSARQISLLKELVACVSVPVQVGGGIRTEDDVKSLLDAGASRVVIGSTAVSQPEMVKTWFEHYGADAIVLALDVRIDKQGKKWVAVSGWQENSPYTLEEIIELYQSVGLKHVLCTDISRDGTLAGSNVELYKEISQRFPDILFQASGGIGDLQDIADLPASGVVGIIVGRALLEGKFTLKEAISCWQNA, from the coding sequence ATGATTATTCCAGCATTAGATTTAATTGATGGAAAAGTAGTTCGTTTACATCAGGGTGATTATGCAAAACAGCGTGATTATGATGATAATCCGCTGACTCGCTACCAACAATATGAAAAAGATGGCGCAAAATTACTTCACTTAGTGGATTTAACAGGTGCAAAAGATCCTTCTGCTCGCCAAATTTCACTACTAAAAGAGCTTGTTGCTTGTGTCTCTGTGCCAGTACAAGTAGGTGGAGGCATTCGCACAGAAGATGATGTGAAATCGCTACTTGATGCAGGAGCAAGTCGAGTTGTTATTGGCTCGACCGCAGTCAGTCAACCTGAGATGGTAAAAACATGGTTTGAGCACTATGGTGCAGATGCCATCGTATTAGCTCTCGATGTTCGTATTGATAAACAAGGCAAAAAATGGGTGGCTGTCAGTGGTTGGCAAGAAAACTCACCCTATACACTTGAAGAGATCATCGAGCTTTATCAAAGTGTGGGTTTAAAGCATGTATTGTGTACTGATATTTCTCGTGATGGCACATTAGCGGGTTCTAACGTCGAACTGTATAAAGAAATTAGCCAGCGTTTCCCCGATATTTTATTCCAAGCGTCGGGCGGTATTGGTGATTTACAAGATATTGCAGATCTTCCAGCATCTGGTGTTGTCGGTATTATTGTTGGTAGAGCATTATTAGAAGGCAAATTTACATTAAAAGAGGCAATATCATGTTGGCAAAACGCATAA
- the hisH gene encoding imidazole glycerol phosphate synthase subunit HisH, with translation MKVVILDTGCANLASVAYAVKRLGYDPIVSYEKNVVLSADKLFLPGVGTARAAMEQLKARELIPLIKALTQPVLGICLGMQILASLSEEGKDIPLLGLVDGTIDKLDTAGLPLPHMGWNQVLAKPGHPLFRDLGDDAWFYFVHSYALALNESTIAETEYGSRFSSAIQKDNFYGVQFHPERSGKAGAQLIKNFLEM, from the coding sequence ATGAAAGTGGTTATTCTTGATACAGGTTGTGCCAATTTAGCCTCTGTCGCTTACGCCGTTAAGCGACTTGGTTATGATCCCATTGTTTCCTATGAAAAAAACGTTGTGTTATCTGCGGATAAGCTCTTTTTGCCCGGTGTAGGAACTGCTAGAGCAGCAATGGAACAACTCAAAGCACGTGAGCTAATTCCTTTAATTAAAGCATTAACACAACCTGTTTTAGGTATTTGTTTAGGCATGCAAATATTGGCTTCACTAAGCGAAGAAGGCAAAGATATTCCTTTATTAGGTTTAGTTGATGGCACCATAGATAAGCTTGATACGGCAGGATTACCACTACCTCACATGGGTTGGAACCAAGTATTAGCAAAACCAGGACATCCTCTTTTTCGTGATCTTGGTGATGATGCTTGGTTCTATTTTGTTCATAGTTACGCTTTAGCGCTCAATGAATCGACGATTGCTGAAACTGAATACGGCTCGCGTTTTAGTAGTGCAATTCAAAAAGATAATTTTTATGGTGTGCAATTTCACCCAGAGCGTTCCGGGAAAGCAGGTGCTCAACTTATCAAGAACTTTTTGGAGATGTAA